In the genome of Chrysemys picta bellii isolate R12L10 chromosome 17, ASM1138683v2, whole genome shotgun sequence, one region contains:
- the LOC122173378 gene encoding T-cell-interacting, activating receptor on myeloid cells protein 1-like, which produces MWGWEMMRGWGLGSCRRGCGLLGVAGTWLCSDRGRFRLEIAEKPPDGEEKGRAHHGLPGVAAPGAVPHSARTRASGSVQLSTRMLVAALRGPHCPFMASALTVLLLGCWLAGQSGVWGGREFLKPTVSVSPSRVVALGGSVTIRCAGWYRGMKFFLRKAGHPNPQVRTVPDGTVAEFPIPSVSREDGGSYTCDYRSITDQNITSQLSDPVEIIVGEPSYPKPSISLSPSRGVSLGGAVSIWCRGQRWGVRFMLNKEGHHFPPVDSDDNEAVFPISNVSREDGGSYSCSYHSRSEPFTVSYPSDPMELVVRAASPDFNKTNVARLGLSAVVVLVLGLILAEAYYSRPRGAP; this is translated from the exons ATGTGGGGCTGGGAGAtgatgcgggggtgggggctgggcagctgcaggaggggatgtggtttGCTGGGTGTTGCAGGAACTTGGCTTTGTTCTGACCGTGGTAGATTTCGGCTGGAGATTGCAGAGAAACCACctgatggggaagaaaagggCCGAGCGCATCACGGGCTTCCTGGGGTTGCAGCCCCCGGCGCAGTTCCTCATTCCGCTCGCACTCGGGCCTCAGGCTCGGTGCAGCTCAGCACCAGGATGTTGGTGGCAGCGCtgaggggcccccactgccccttCATGGCATCTGCTCTCACCGTCCTCCTCCTCG gctgctggctggccggacagagtggggtgtggggag GGCGTGAATTTCTCAAACCCACCGTCTCGGTGagccccagcagggtggtggcgCTCGGGGGAAGCGTCACCATCCGCTGTGCGGGTTGGTACCGGGGCATGAAGTTCTTTCTGCGTAAAGCTGGACACCCGAACCCGCAGGTGCGGACGGTGCCTGATGGGACCGTGGCTGAATTTCCCATCCCCAGTGTCAGCCGGGAAGATGGAGGGAGCTACACCTGCGACTATCGCTCCATAACGGATCAGAATATCACATCGCAACTCAGCGACCCCGTCGAGATCATTGTAGGAG agcccagctaccccaaacccagcatctccctgagccccagcagggggGTCTCCCTGGGGGGAGCCGTGAGCATCTGGTGtcgggggcagcgctggggcgtGCGGTTCATGCTGAATAAAGAGGGACACCATTTCCCACCTGTGGATTCAGACGACAATGAGGCTGTGTTTCCCATCAGCAACGTGAGCCGGGAGGACggtgggagctacagctgctcctaTCACAGCAGATCGGAGCCGTTCACCGTGTCGTACCCCAGCGACCCCATGGAGCTGGTGGTaagag cagcCTCCCCGGATTTCAACAAAACCAACGTCGCCCGCCTGGGGCTGAGCGCCGTGGTTGTGCTCGTCCTGGGGCTGATCCTGGCTGAGGCCTATTACAGCCGCCCAAGGGGAGCACCCTAG